One stretch of Vulpes lagopus strain Blue_001 chromosome X, ASM1834538v1, whole genome shotgun sequence DNA includes these proteins:
- the SPIN4 gene encoding spindlin-4, producing MSPPTVPPMGVDGVSAYLMKKRHTHKKQRRKPTFLTRRNIVGCRIQHGWKEGNEPVEQWKGTVLEQVSVKPTLYIIKYDGKDSVYGLELHRDKRVLALEILPERVPTPRIDSRLADSLIGKAVGHVFEGEHGTKDEWKGMVLARAPVMDTWFYITYEKDPVLYMYTLLDDYKDGDLRIIPDSNYYFPTAEREPGEVVDSLVGKQVEHAKDDGSKRTGIFIHQVVAKPSVYFIKFDDDIHIYVYGLVKTP from the coding sequence ATGTCACCCCCAACTGTGCCCCCGATGGGTGTCGATGGCGTCTCTGCATACTTGATGAAGAAAAGGCACACCCACAAGAAGCAGAGGCGCAAGCCCACTTTCCTCACGCGTAGGAACATCGTGGGCTGCCGCATTCAACACGGCTGGAAGGAAGGCAATGAGCCCGTGGAGCAGTGGAAGGGTACAGTGCTCGAGCAGGTTTCCGTGAAGCCCACTCTCTACATTATCAAATATGATGGCAAAGATAGTGTGTATGGCCTAGAGCTGCACCGAGATAAGAGAGTTTTAGCGCTAGAAATCCTTCCCGAAAGAGTGCCAACTCCTCGCATTGATTCGCGTCTGGCAGATTCCCTGATTGGCAAAGCAGTGGGGCATGTATTTGAGGGTGAACACGGTacgaaagatgaatggaaggGCATGGTCCTGGCGCGAGCCCCTGTGATGGACACTTGGTTTTACATCACTTATGAGAAAGATCCTGTCCTTTATATGTACACACTGCTGGATGACTACAAAGATGGTGACCTGCGCATCATTCCAGATTCCAACTACTATTTTCCTACAGCAGAACGGGAGCCTGGAGAAGTGGTCGACAGTCTTGTGGGCAAGCAAGTAGAACACGCCAAAGATGACGGGTCCAAGAGAACCGGAATTTTTATCCATCAAGTGGTGGCCAAGCCATCCGTCTACTTCATTAAGTTTGATGATGATATTCACATTTATGTCTATGGCTTGGTAAAAACCCCCTAA